The window AATCTATGACTACACAACAAAGGGGATAACCTTTTTCCATTCCAAAACTTGATCTCCAAGGTTTGAAGTAGAGACCAAGTTGTAATATCTATATTTTTCAGTTGAGTACCAAGCACCCGCTACCATACTGGTGatatttacaatttttcatgaagtcAGTCAATGGTAAATTGTGGTGAGGTTCTATAATCTTCTCATACTCTTTCCACCATTGCATAAAGCTGCTGTCTTTCAGGAAAATTTCTGAAGATACTGCAGACTTCTTGATTTGTTCCATAACATACAGCTCAAACTTCATTAGGTTCTGTCTTGATGACCCTCTGTCTGTTATACTAGCATCTGCATTTTCTAGTGTTCTGCAACATATTCGAGCCTCTTCCACACGTGCCCAAAAGCAAGAATCATATGTTAGAATAACATCCACATTTTGTTTCTTCGAGTTGATAGAGAAGCCACTTTGTTTTTCAGCTTCCTCCAGCCACTGCTCCATCTTTTTATAATGATCTGATCTGCCATTATTTATGTAGTTCTTTTGGCCATTCTTATAGTATTCAGCTATATCAAGCGGCTCAATCATTCTTCTATAGTTAGTACCAGCATACAGCCACCGGGTTCGGACCCCTTCTTTCTGGGGTTTTTTCTCAGTCTGGGCAACAAATTCTTTCCAGTAGTTTGTAAGAAATTTCTTGAGCCTGACAATGTCCCTGTCCCTTTGAGAGAGATGGTTCTTATAACAATCATAGTAACCTATTTCTTCAGCCTTGGAAACCTTCTTATACCATTCTAGAAGggccatttttatttttatgtcatTTAGTTTCTTGGCAGGGTCAAATACCTTCCTCTTGTTTAACATACAACTCTCTTCCAGCTTCTCCAATTTCTCAATTAGTTTGTCAAAGTCATTGttttgctgctgctgctgctacAAAATTCAGATAGAGATTAGATCAGAAATGAGATTTTGGAACATATTTTTTGGAAACAATTGATgacacaaataataaaaagacgACACAAATTAATTTTCGCTTCAATTACAACATCCTAGGTTATATATTGTCAAgctattcttttgtttttgacatGAGAGAAAATTGAGTAACTCAATCAAGAAAGAGCGATGTACCAGATCCCATAAGgtgaaaagaaatttgatcTACCTGTCTTTTCTGGAGTCCAATTGCTTCCAGCTGTAAAATTGTCCCTGCCCGAAGTGAATTTGGCATAAAGTCACTAAACTGTGAGATTCCTTCGAAGATTATCCAGGACTCCAGTTGTTCAACAATCTTCCCATAATCAACAACCAGTTGTTCCTCATTCCGGGTACCTCCCATTCCCATTGCTACCAGTAGTTCTGAAATTGCTTCGGGGTTATCAGAGCAAGTACATCCCATatcaaaacacaaaagaaatgtACCAAAAGGCTTGTAGATATAGGGTTGTGAAGTTAAGCCCATGGTGTGAAGATTATGGGGAGGAATGAAGAGTCTTGGGATGGAGTCTTTGCTCGTGGCAACATGGAGGAAACAAGAAGTCCATACCGGATGTTCAGAAATGGATTGTTGAAAGCCTTTGTTGCCAACAAGGGCCGGTGAACCAAAAGTGAGGCAGAGTGGGCGTGTTGCGGCTGACACATCGAGG is drawn from Theobroma cacao cultivar B97-61/B2 chromosome 4, Criollo_cocoa_genome_V2, whole genome shotgun sequence and contains these coding sequences:
- the LOC18600700 gene encoding senescence-associated carboxylesterase 101 isoform X2, which translates into the protein MNQLFSSGSEVASFVVSSGLLKLSWAKNLDCYGGVNLNEQHALGFSLRYKAYQEAKFNIIAFVTSPICTKSHLQEAELVSSTALRETFPFVEFLCSNGNSFSIHKAAITLFAAHMNELLQLKNQCGSSSKPLIITGHSLGGSVASLFTLWLLESLDVSAATRPLCLTFGSPALVGNKGFQQSISEHPVWTSCFLHVATSKDSIPRLFIPPHNLHTMGLTSQPYIYKPFGTFLLCFDMGCTCSDNPEAISELLVAMGMGGTRNEEQLVVDYGKIVEQLESWIIFEGISQFSDFMPNSLRAGTILQLEAIGLQKRQQQQQNNDFDKLIEKLEKLEESCMLNKRKVFDPAKKLNDIKIKMALLEWYKKVSKAEEIGYYDCYKNHLSQRDRDIVRLKKFLTNYWKEFVAQTEKKPQKEGVRTRWLYAGTNYRRMIEPLDIAEYYKNGQKNYINNGRSDHYKKMEQWLEEAEKQSGFSINSKKQNVDVILTYDSCFWARVEEARICCRTLENADASITDRGSSRQNLMKFELYVMEQIKKSAVSSEIFLKDSSFMQWWKEYEKIIEPHHNLPLTDFMKNCKYHQYGSGCLVLN
- the LOC18600700 gene encoding senescence-associated carboxylesterase 101 isoform X1, with amino-acid sequence MNQLFSSGSEVASFVVSSGLLKLSWAKNLDCYGGVNLNEQHALGFSLRYKAYQEAKFNIIAFVTSPICTKSHLQEAELVSSTALRETFPFVEFLCSNGNSFSIHKAAITLFAAHMNELLQLKNQCGSSSKPLIITGHSLGGSVASLFTLWLLESLDVSAATRPLCLTFGSPALVGNKGFQQSISEHPVWTSCFLHVATSKDSIPRLFIPPHNLHTMGLTSQPYIYKPFGTFLLCFDMGCTCSDNPEAISELLVAMGMGGTRNEEQLVVDYGKIVEQLESWIIFEGISQFSDFMPNSLRAGTILQLEAIGLQKRQQQQQQNNDFDKLIEKLEKLEESCMLNKRKVFDPAKKLNDIKIKMALLEWYKKVSKAEEIGYYDCYKNHLSQRDRDIVRLKKFLTNYWKEFVAQTEKKPQKEGVRTRWLYAGTNYRRMIEPLDIAEYYKNGQKNYINNGRSDHYKKMEQWLEEAEKQSGFSINSKKQNVDVILTYDSCFWARVEEARICCRTLENADASITDRGSSRQNLMKFELYVMEQIKKSAVSSEIFLKDSSFMQWWKEYEKIIEPHHNLPLTDFMKNCKYHQYGSGCLVLN